TTACGACGTCCTGATCATCGGTTCGGGTTTCGGGGGCAGTGTCAGCGCTCTGCGGCTGACCGAAAAGGGCTACCGCGTAGGCGTATTGGAGGCGGGGCGGCGCTTCGCCGACGAGGATTTCGCCGAGACGTCCTGGGACCTGCGCAAGTTCCTGTGGGCGCCGAAGCTGGGCTGCTACGGCATTCAGCGGATCCACCCGCTGCGCAACGTGATGATCCTGGCCGGCGCCGGGGTGGGCGGCGGCTCCCTGAACTACGCCAACACGCTCTACGTGCCGCCGGAGCCGTTCTTCAAAGACCGGCAGTGGTCGCACATCACCGACTGGCGCGACGAGTTGATGCCGCACTACGAGCAGGCGAAACGGATGCTAGGGGTGGTCACGAACCCGACCTTCACCGACGCCGACCGCGTCCTGAAGGAAGTCGCCGACGAGATGGGCTGCGGTGACACCTTCGTGCCCACCCCGGTGGGCGTGTTCTTCGGCCCCGACGGCACCAAGACGCCCGGCAAGACGGTGCCGGACCCGTACTTCGGCGGCGCGGGACCGGAGCGCACCGGCTGCCTGGAGTGTGGTTGCTGCATGACGGGCTGTCGCTACGGGGCCAAGAACACGCTGCTGAAGAACTACCTCGGCCTCGCGGAATCGGCTGGGGCGCAAGTCATTCCGATGACGACGGTCAAGGGTTTCCAGCAGCGCCCCGACGGGGTGTGGGAGGTCCGCACCGTGCGCACCGGAAGCTGGCTGCGCAGGGACCGGCGCACCTTCACGGCGACGCACCTGATCCTGGCGGCGGGCACCTGGGGAACGCAGCACCTGCTGTTCAAGATGCGCGACAAGGGCAAGTTGCCGCGCCTGTCTGAGCGGCTGGGCGTGCTGACCCGCACCAACTCCGAGTCCATCGTCGGCGCCGGCAAGCTCGAGGTCGACCCGAACCTGGACCTGACGCACGGCGTAGCCATCACTTCGTCGATCCACCCGACCTCGGACACCCACGTCGAACCCTGTCGCTACGGCAAGGGATCCAACGCGATGGGTCTGCTGCAGACGCTGATGACCGACGGCACCGGCCCGGAGGGCACCGACGTGGCGCGCTGGAAGCAGCTGTTGGACCAGGCCCGCGAGGATCCGCGGCGCATGATGCGGATGCTCAACGTCCACCAGTGGAGCGAGCGCACCCTGATCGCGCTGGTCATGCAGCACCTGGACAACTCGATCACCACCTACACCAAGCGCGGGAAGCTGGGCATCCGCTGGTACACGAGCAAGCAGGGGCACGGGGACCCCAACCCGGCCTGGATCCCCGTCGGGAACAGGGTCACCCGGCGCATCGCCGAGAAGATCGACGGCGTTGCCGGCGGCACCTGGGGCGAGCTGTTCAACATCCCGCTGACCGCGCACTTCCTCGGCGGCGCGGCGATCGGCGACGGCCCCGAGCACGGCGTGATCGACCCCTACCACCGGGTGTACGGCTACCCCACGATGTTCGTGGTGGACGGCGCCGCGATCTCGGCGAACCTGGGCGTCAACCCGTCGCTGTCCATCACCGCGCAGGCCGAACGGGCCGCCTCGCTGTGGCCGAACAAGGGCCAAAGGGATCAGCGCCCGGCGCAGGGGCAGCCGTACCGTCGGCTGGATCCGATCGCCCCGGAGCATCCGGTGGTGCCGGCCAGCGCACCGGGCGCGCTGCGCTGGTTGCCGATCGCCCCGGTGCGCTCGGCCGCCGACGCGTGACGACCGCGAGCGCGGCGTAGCCGGGCGATGCGGGTCGTCACGTCGGCTGGGGTTAGCTCGCGATCGCCTCGAGCGGGGCGCCGCTGACGACCCGGCTGCGCTGCCGGTGCACGTTGAAGGGCACGTCACCCATCAACGTGACGCGGTGCATCAGCCGGTGCTGGTCGTCGTAGTCGTCGATCGCCCGGTGCTGGGTGGCCCGGTTGTCCCAGATGGCGACGTCGCCCGGGGCCCAGTTCCAACGAATAGTGTTCTCCGGCATGGTGATTCGCCGTTGCAGCAATTCGAAGAGCACGGTCGATTCGTAGCTGTCCAGGCCGACGAACCCGCGCACGAAATCTCCCAACAGCAGCGTGCGCTCGCCGGTCTCCGGGTGCACGCGCACCACGGGGTGCTCGGTCCGGAAATCCGGCTTCTCGAAGGCCTGCCGGAACGCGCGCTGCGCGTCGGTCGATGCTTCGGGGGCGACGTAGTCATGGCGGTTGGTATGCAGCGCCCACAGGTCGTCGACGAGCCACGTGAGCGGCTCGGGCAGATCGTCGTAGGCGGCCGCGGTGTTGGTCCACAGCGTCGACCCGCCATACCGGGGCAGGGTGACCGCACGCAGGATCGAGGCCGCCGGGTAGTTGGCGACGAACGTGACGTCGGTGTGCCAGCGGTTCGCCTTGCCGTACTCGGAGTTGATCGGCGTGATGACGGGCGCGTTCTTGGCGGCGAGCACCTCGGCGGCCGGGTGGCCGACGGGCGTGCCCAGCAGGCCGGCGAACGCCAGTTGCTGGTCGTCATCGAGGTGATGCTGGTGGCGGAGGAAGATCACCTTGTGGGCCAACAGCGCCTGGTGGATCCTCTCGATCGCCTCCGCGTCGAGGTCGCCGCCAAGGCGCACCCCGTCGACCCGGGCACCGATGCGGCTTCCCAGCTTCGTGACGGTTATCTGACCGGTCATTTTTTCATCAATCCTCGTGAGACGGGTGTAGTCAATCGACTACATCAGGTAGTGTAGCCACATGACTACAGCGCCCGCAAGAGGCCGCGGGAAAATGCCCACCGGGCGGGCGGAGGTGGCCGCGGCGATCCTGGAGGCCGCGACCGACCTGTTCGCCGAGCGCGGCCCCGCCGCGACCTCGATCCGCGACATCGCCGCTCGGTCGAACGTCAACCACGGGCTGGTGTTTCGTCACTTCGGCACCAAGGACCAACTGGTGGGCGCGGTGCTCGATCACCTGGGCGCCGACCTGAGCGCCCTGCTGAGCTCCGAGCCGCCCGCCGACGTGCTGGACCGGGCCCTTGACCGGCAGATGCGCGTCATGGCCCGCACCGTGCTCGACGGGTATCCGGCGGGTCAGCTGCAGAAGCGCTTTCCCACCATCGCGACGTTGCTCGAATGGGTGCGTCCGCTGCACGACGACGAGACCGATGCGCGGCTCGCCGTCGCCAATGCCCTTGCGCTGCAATTCGGTTGGCGGCTCTTCGCGCCGATCCTGCGCACCGCCACGGGGCTCGACGAGCTGACGGACGACGAGATACGGGCGGCCGCGCGGGCCGAGGTGGGGCGGATCCTCAACCCCGGCTGACGCTCACTTCTTCCGGGACAGTGCCCGGCGGTGCATCGGCGCGCGGCCCCGCGGCTGCTGCGGGGGCGGCAGCAGCGGCTTGCGCTCGCGCAGCGCAATGGTTTTCGGTGCGTCGGTGGTCAGGCTGACCTCCTCGCCCGCGTGCCGGATGGTGAGCGCGCCGCCCGGTCCGTCGCGCACCGTGTAGGTGACGTCGGAATGGTTGACGTCGACCGTGACCCGGAAATCGCGCCACCGAAGCCGGAAACGCAGCCGCGAAATGCCGTCGGGCAGCGCGGGATCCAGCGACAGGATACCCTCGTCGTCGCGCAGGCCGCCGAAGCCGCCCACCAGCGCCGTCCAGGCGCCGGCCAGCGAGGCCATGTGCAAGCCGTCGCGGGTGTTGTGGTGCAGATCGCGCAGGTCGATCAGCCCGGCCTCATACGCGTAGTCGTGCGCCAATTCCAGGTGGCCGACCTCTGCGCACATCACCGCCTGGGTACAGGCGGACAGCGACGAGTCGCGCACCATGCGTCGCTCGTAGTAGTCGACGTTGCGGGCCTTCTGTTCCGCGGTGAACGCGTGGCTCTGCCACTGCATCGCCAGCACCAGGTCGGCCTGCTTGATCACCTGCGCGGGATAGAGCCGCACGTATGGGTCGTGCAGCAGCAATGGGTAGGAGTGGTTCTCCTCGAAGTCCCACTCCGCCAGGGTGGTGAACCCTTCGCATTGCTGATGGACCCCAAGGCCGGCGTCGTAGGGGATGTTGGCGGCGTCGGCCGCGTCGCGCCAGGAAGCCGTCTCCTCGGTGGTGACCCCCATGGCCTGCGCCGCCTCGGGGTGGCGGTTGCAGGCCTCGGCGGCGGTGCGCAGGTTGTGCGCGGCCATCAGGTTGGTGAAGACGTTGTCCCGCACGATCGCCGTGTACTCGTCGGGTCCGGTGACTCCGTCGAGGTGCCAGACGCCGTGCCGATCGTGGTGACCGAGCGAGACCCACAGCCGTGCGGTCTCGACGAGCACCGCTAGCCCGCAATGCTTTTCGAGCTCCTCGTCACCCGTGACGACGCGGTACCGCTCGAAGGCCATGGCGATGTCGGCGTTGATGTGCCAGGCCGCTGTGCCCGCCGGCCAGTAGGCCGAGCACTCCTGTCCGCGGATGGTGCGCCAGGGAAAGCTGGCGCCCTTGAGGCCGAGCTCGGCCGCCCGATCCTTGGCGAGGTCCAGCGTCGACGCCCGCCACCGCAGCGCATCGGCCACCGCATGCGGCGCGGTGTAGGTGAGCACCGGCAGCACGTACCCTTCGGTGTCCCAGAAGGCGTGACCGTCGTAGCCGGTTCCGGTGAGCCCCTTGGCCGGGATCGAGCGGCGCTCGGCGCGCGCGCTGGCCTGCAACAGGTGGAAAAGCCCGAACCGCACCGCCTGCTGGGCTTCGGGGTCGCCCTCGACCTCGACGTCCGCGCTGTCCCAGAAGTCGTCCAGGTAGGCCCGCTGCGACTTCAGCAACCCCTGCCACCCGCTGTAGCGGGCGCTGTGGATGGCGGCGGCGGCCTGGTCGCGCAGGGCCGGACGCGAACGCATGCTCGACCAGCCATACGCCAAGTACTTCACGATGCGCAGCTGTTGTCCGGGGCGCAGCCCGCAGATCACGGTGGTCCGCGCCAGGTCGTCGCGGGCGTCGGTGGAAAATTCGACGCGCCCCGGAACGTCGATCTCGTGGTCCATCGCGGCCGACATCATCAGGGCGCTGCTGCGGGTCCGGTGCATGAGAAGCGCTCCGGTGTCGGTGTTTTCGTGGTCGACTGCCACCAGCGGGCTCTCCAGAATGGCCGAAACCCGCGGGTCGCCGGAGGTCTGGGGTTGGTCCTCGTTGGTGACCAGTTCGGACTGCACCGTCACGCGAGCGAATTCGCCGACCGCTTCCACGACGTATTCGATGGCGGCGACACCGCGCTGGGCCAGCGACACCAGGCGGGTGGACACCAGCTTGATCTCCTTGCCCGCGGGGGAGCGCCAATGCGCTTCGCGGGTCATCGTTCCGGCCCGCATGTCGAGAACCCGTTCGTGCGAGATCAATTCGCCGTAGCGGACGTCGAACGGCTCGTCCTCGACGAGCAGGCGGATGATCTTGCCGTTGGTGACGTCGACGATCGTCTGGCCGGCCTCCGGGTAGCCGTAGCCGGCCTCCGCGTAGGGCAGCGGCCGGATCTCGTATAAGGAGTTCAGGTAGGTGCCGGGCAGGCCGTAGGGCTCACCCTCGTCGAGGTTGCCGCGTAGCCCGATGTGGCCGTTGGACAAGGTGAACAGCGACTCGGACTGGGCCAGGATGTTCAGGTCGAGCTTCGTTTCGTAGACATGCCATGGATCGACGGGAAACGATTCGTCGGTGATCATGACGGCAGCAGCTCGGCGAGGTCGGTGACCACCACGTCGGCGCCGTTGCGCCGCAGATCGTCGGCCTGACCCACTCGGTCGACGCCCACCACGAAGCCGAAGTGGCCGGCATGTCCGGCCTGCACGCCCGAGATCGCGTCCTCGAACACGGCCGCGGCGCCGGCGCCGACGCCGAGCAACTCGGCGCCGCGCAGGTAGGAGTCCGGCGCCGGCTTACCGGCGATGTGCTCGTCGCGCAGCCTGACGCCGTCCACTCGCTGCTGGATGAATCGGTCCAGGCCGGTGATCTCCAGGACGTCGCGGGTGTTGGCGCTCGAGGACACCACGGCGATTCCCAGCCCCGCCGCCGAGGCCGCCTCCAGGTATCGCCGCGAGCCCTCGAAGACCTCGACGCCGTCCTTGCGCAGGATCCGTTGGAACATTTCGTTCTTGCGGTTGCCCAGGCCGTATACCGTCTCGGCGGCTGGCGGGTCGTCGGGGCTGCCGTCGGGCAGATCGATCCCGCGGCTCTGCAGAAAGGAACGGACCCCGTCCTCGCGCTTCTTGCCGTCGACATACAGGCGGTAGTCGGCGGCCGCATCGAAGGGCACGAATTCCTCCCCGGTGCGTTGGGCCCGCTCGCAGAGGTAGTCGTCGAACATGGCCTTCCAGGCCTTGGTGTGCACGCTGGCGGTGTCGGTGAGCACGCCGTCGAGGTCGAACAGACAGGCGTGCACCTTCTCTGGCAGACCCAGCACGGCGGATCCTCACTGTCGGGGTTGTTGGCCGCTACCAGTTCACCATGCCCGCCCCGGTGCTGAGAAAAGTCCGCGCTTACCGGGGAACAAACGTGCCCGACAGGTGCTCCGCCAGTGGCGCCAACGCCGCGCGATCGAAGTAGACGTCGTTGCGGCTCAGCCGATCGCCCCGCGCCAAAGCCAAGTCCATACCGTCGATTTCGACCTCGGCGTCGTCGTCTGTGCAACGGAATTTGGCACGCCAGAGGACCGCGGCGCCTTCGTCGTCGCGCAACGGATACGCCTCGCGCAAAGTCCAGTGCATCTGCCAGCGGTCGAAGAGCTTCGTCAGGTAGCGGCGCATCGCGTCGGAACCCTGCACAAAGCCGCGGGTGTTCGGGTCGCGGTAGCGGACGTCGGCGGTATAGCAGTCGACGACACGTTCGACTTCCTGGGTGTTCCACGCTTCGAGAAGCCGTCCTGCCAGCTCGATTGTGCGCTCGCGGTCCATCGCCGTCTCCAGAGTAATACTCTTGTTGTCTAGAGTAGTACTCTAACAGCATGGCAGCGACCCCGGCAACCGTTCGCACCGGCGACCGCCGGGCGGCGATCATCGAGGCAGCGCTCAATCGGTTTCTCGTTCAAGGCCTCAACGCGACATCGTTGCGGCAGATTCAGTCCGACGCGCGGGTCAGCAACGGCAGCCTCTTTCACCATTTCCCTAGCAAGGAGGTGCTCGCGGCCGCGGTCTATGTCGACTGCGTGAGCCGTTACCAGCAGGCCTTCCTCGCCGAGCTGGGGCGGTATGAGGATGCGGAGACCGCCGTGCGCACCATCGTCGATATGCACCTCCGTTGGTGTGTCGATCACCCCCAGATGGCGCGATTCCTCATCACGATGACCGAGCCGGCAGTGCTGCGGGCCGCCGAGAGCGAGCTGACGCGGCTGAACGAGCGGTTCGCCACCGCACTGCATTCGTGGTGGCGCCCACACGCCCACTATGGGACCTTGCGACCACTGAGCCCGGCCCACAGTCAGGCACTGTGGCTGGGTCCGGCCCAGGAGTTGGTGCGTTCCTGGTTGCTGGGGGTCATCAAGGATCCGCCGGGCGCGAGCGATGTAGAGGTCCTCGCCGACGCGGCGTGGCTCTGCCTGCGCGCCAGCACCTCTTAGGCACGCGCCCCGCGCCGGACCGGAAGCCAGCAGGCCGCCAACGGCACAGTGGTGAGCAGTCCGAGCGCGACCACGCCAGCCAGGTGCTCGCGCTCGTCACGCATGGTCACGGCCATGGCGAACATGGCGGCGAAGTGCGCGGAGTTGGCGGTGAGATTGAAATCCAGGAACAGCCGGTTGGCGAGCGGGGCCCGCGCCGAGGCGAACAGGAACAGCGCCCAGACGATGTAGACGGTGGAGAACATGACGGCTATCGGGTGGCCGCCACCGCCCCAGTCGAAGAGAGCGTTGGCCCGATCGGTGATTGCGAACACCAGGTCGGGCACGAAGAAGAGCAGGTACCCGACCGCGGTCAGCCGGATCATCACCGGCAGCCACGACGCCGCGCGGTTCATCTTCCGGTGCTTTGCCGGATGATCCGGGCCATCTCGGCTGGGCGCTCGAGCGCCGAGAAATGGCCCGCGCCGGGCACAATGCTGGTTTCGCCGCTCCCGAGCCGGCGAGCGACGTCCGCTCGCTCCGCCGGACGCGACCAATCGTGCTCGCTGTAGGCCAGCGTGACGGGTGCCGTCACCTGCGGGTAGCGATCTTTCGCGTCGACGAACCCGGTGAGGCTGCGCATGACGGCCCGGTTCACGGTCGGGTAGCCGCGCCGACGTCCGCTGCGTCGCAGCTCGGTGAGGAAGTCCTTCGGCAGCGCGTGGCGGTCGGCGAAGCCGCCGGCCAGCACGCCTTCGAGGATGAGGCGGTTTTCCAGCCGGGCGAAGACCGGTCCGGAGCTGGGCAGGCGGACGCCCGCGCCGATCACCCGGGCGAACCAGTTGCCGCGCTCCAGGCCGCTTGGGTAGTCGTAGGGATTGAAGGCGACGACGTGGCGCACGCTGTCCAGCTCGATCGAGGCCGACAACGCGAGCGCGGCGCCCATCGATTCGCCGGCCAGCGTGACGTCACGCAGGTCGAGAGTTTCGACGAATTCGACGACGGCGCCGCGTGTTTCCGGCTCGCCGTAGCGCGCGCCGGGGACGATGTCGGACCACCCCATTCCGGGAAGATCGAGCGCGTACACCGTGAAGTCGTCCCACAGCGCGGGCACGACCCGCTGGAAGTAGTCGAGCTGGGTGCGCACGGTGTGCAGCAGGACGAGCGGTGGGCCGGTCCCCGTCGTGAAGTAACGCAACCGGGATCCGTCGGACCGCTGGAAGAACTTCACCTCGCCGTGACCGCCGCTCCACGTCATCGTGTAGCGCTGGTCGGCAGTCTCGTTGGGCCGCAAGGCATTCATCGTGTGCTCACCGCCTGAATGGCCCGAAGCCGTCCGTCGGCCAGGGCGCGGGTGAGGTTTTCGGCCTTGCGCCGGAAGTCGGGGACGAAGGCGTGCAGGCTCAGGGGGCCGGCGGGCTGGGCCAGCACGGTTTGCATGAGTGCGGCCGCCTGCTCGGTGAGGTCGTTCCAGCGTTCGACGGCGAACCCGGCGGACTCGACGGCGGCGCGCAACTCGTCGGCGCTGACCAGATGGCTGCGGGAGGGTTGGTCGGCCCATGGCAGGGGATAGTCGAGTCTGCCGTGTTTTCCTGTCGTGATGTCCCACAGGGCGAGCCGTCCGCCGACCTTGAGGACTCGGCGCGCTTCGGTGTAGAGGCGGGCCTTGTCAGCCACATTCATCTGGACATGCTGGCTGATGGCGACGTCGAAAGTGTCGTCGGCGAAAGGTAATTCGGTCACGTCGGCCTGGTGAACGTCGATGAGGCCGTCGAGGCCGACAAGGCGATTGAGCCAACGCGCCGTATCGCAGTATTCGTCAGTGAGATCCACCGTGGTAACCCGGCAGCCATAGCGGTCGGCGACGTATCGGGCGGTGCCGCCGATCCCGCTGCCGGCGTCGAGCACTTTGCTTTCACCGGCGATGCCGACCAGGCCTACGAGTTGGCTTGTCGCCACCCGGCCCATGGTGTGGAAGTCTTCCAGCAGGCCCAGATCGGTGGGGGCGAGGCGGCCGAGGTCCTTTCCGGCGGACAGCAGCGCCTGCTCGATGTTGTTCTGCGACAGTCCGGTTGAGTACTGGTCCGGAATCGTGTCGTTCATGGCCGCACCCGCGCCCAAGCGGTGATCAACGGGGGCATCGTGATGAAGGCGTTGGCCGCGAGCGCTTCCCGCTGAAATTGCGGCACGAAGTTGTCGATGTCGCTCACCTCCTCGATGACGAAGCCGCCCTGTTCCGCGACGGGGGACACCAACCGCCAGACTTCCGCGGCGTAGGCGAGGATGTCGGCGTCGGCGGCGGTGCCGACCGGCGTCCCCTGGGTCAGGCGCGGCGCGCCCAGGCCGGCGTCGGTGAAGACGGTGTGCAGCGTGGTGCCGAACCGCGCGGACAGGCCCAACGCCTCGAACGCGCGGACGATGCCCGCCGACACCCGCCCGAACAGCGGCAGGTCCGGGATGGCGCGCGTCGCGGTGATGTCGTTCTCGGAGAACGCGACGACGCCGCCCGGGCGCACGAACGAGCTCAGGTGCCGCAGCGTGCCGGCCGGGTCGGGCAGGTGCATGAGGATCAGCCGGCCGATCACCGCGTCCACCGGTTCGTCCAGTGTGATCGCATCGACGGCGTCCTGTGTGAAACGCACTGTGCGCAGGCCTTGCTCGGTGGCACGGGCGCGGGCGAGCTCGACCATCGCGGGCGCGGCGTCCACCCCGAGGACACGCCCGGTCGGGCCCACCAGCCGAGCGGCGATGAACGACACGTCACCGGGGCCGCAGCCGATATCGAGCACCCGCATGCCCGGCCGCAGCCCGGCGAGTCGCAGTGCGTGCTCGGTGTAGTCGTTGTACAGCCGCCCCTGCAGGAGGAGTCGCCGCACCTCCACGTCGGCGTGGCCGAGGACATAGGTGCTGTCGCTCATGGGAGTTTCCTATCGGTTTGACGTGCCGGCAGTAACCAGCCGACGACGATCGCGGCGCCCAGCGCTATGCCGGCGCAGACCAGCGAGCTCACCTGAAGGCCGTCCAGAAACGCGCGATCGACCGCGGCGCGGACGCCGCCGGCTTGTTGGGCGGGCAGCTGCTCGATTACCCGGTGCGCCAATGCCATTGAATGCCGCATGGCCTCGGCGGGCAGGCCGGTCAAGGCGGACGCGCCGAGGTGTCCCGAGTACACCGAGGCGAAGATGCTGCCGGCGATGGCGACCCCGAGCGTGCCCCCGAGTTCGCGCGTGGTGTCATTGACGGCCGAGCCGACCCCGGCCTTGTCGACGGACAGCGATCCCATGATCGCCTCGGTGGCCGGGGAAACGGTCAGGCCGAGCCCGCCGCCGAGCAGCAGCATCTGTGTGGCGATCTGGGTGTACGGCGTGGCGGCGTCGGCCGTGGACGCCCACGCCAGCCCGGCGGCGAATACGGTCAGGCCGGTGGCGACGACGGCGGTGGTGCCGACCAGTTCGACCAGCCGGGGCCCCGCA
This genomic interval from Mycobacterium sp. SMC-2 contains the following:
- a CDS encoding TauD/TfdA family dioxygenase codes for the protein MTGQITVTKLGSRIGARVDGVRLGGDLDAEAIERIHQALLAHKVIFLRHQHHLDDDQQLAFAGLLGTPVGHPAAEVLAAKNAPVITPINSEYGKANRWHTDVTFVANYPAASILRAVTLPRYGGSTLWTNTAAAYDDLPEPLTWLVDDLWALHTNRHDYVAPEASTDAQRAFRQAFEKPDFRTEHPVVRVHPETGERTLLLGDFVRGFVGLDSYESTVLFELLQRRITMPENTIRWNWAPGDVAIWDNRATQHRAIDDYDDQHRLMHRVTLMGDVPFNVHRQRSRVVSGAPLEAIAS
- a CDS encoding TetR/AcrR family transcriptional regulator — protein: MTTAPARGRGKMPTGRAEVAAAILEAATDLFAERGPAATSIRDIAARSNVNHGLVFRHFGTKDQLVGAVLDHLGADLSALLSSEPPADVLDRALDRQMRVMARTVLDGYPAGQLQKRFPTIATLLEWVRPLHDDETDARLAVANALALQFGWRLFAPILRTATGLDELTDDEIRAAARAEVGRILNPG
- a CDS encoding nuclear transport factor 2 family protein, coding for MDRERTIELAGRLLEAWNTQEVERVVDCYTADVRYRDPNTRGFVQGSDAMRRYLTKLFDRWQMHWTLREAYPLRDDEGAAVLWRAKFRCTDDDAEVEIDGMDLALARGDRLSRNDVYFDRAALAPLAEHLSGTFVPR
- a CDS encoding GMC oxidoreductase yields the protein MRPDYDVLIIGSGFGGSVSALRLTEKGYRVGVLEAGRRFADEDFAETSWDLRKFLWAPKLGCYGIQRIHPLRNVMILAGAGVGGGSLNYANTLYVPPEPFFKDRQWSHITDWRDELMPHYEQAKRMLGVVTNPTFTDADRVLKEVADEMGCGDTFVPTPVGVFFGPDGTKTPGKTVPDPYFGGAGPERTGCLECGCCMTGCRYGAKNTLLKNYLGLAESAGAQVIPMTTVKGFQQRPDGVWEVRTVRTGSWLRRDRRTFTATHLILAAGTWGTQHLLFKMRDKGKLPRLSERLGVLTRTNSESIVGAGKLEVDPNLDLTHGVAITSSIHPTSDTHVEPCRYGKGSNAMGLLQTLMTDGTGPEGTDVARWKQLLDQAREDPRRMMRMLNVHQWSERTLIALVMQHLDNSITTYTKRGKLGIRWYTSKQGHGDPNPAWIPVGNRVTRRIAEKIDGVAGGTWGELFNIPLTAHFLGGAAIGDGPEHGVIDPYHRVYGYPTMFVVDGAAISANLGVNPSLSITAQAERAASLWPNKGQRDQRPAQGQPYRRLDPIAPEHPVVPASAPGALRWLPIAPVRSAADA
- a CDS encoding glycoside hydrolase family 65 protein — translated: MITDESFPVDPWHVYETKLDLNILAQSESLFTLSNGHIGLRGNLDEGEPYGLPGTYLNSLYEIRPLPYAEAGYGYPEAGQTIVDVTNGKIIRLLVEDEPFDVRYGELISHERVLDMRAGTMTREAHWRSPAGKEIKLVSTRLVSLAQRGVAAIEYVVEAVGEFARVTVQSELVTNEDQPQTSGDPRVSAILESPLVAVDHENTDTGALLMHRTRSSALMMSAAMDHEIDVPGRVEFSTDARDDLARTTVICGLRPGQQLRIVKYLAYGWSSMRSRPALRDQAAAAIHSARYSGWQGLLKSQRAYLDDFWDSADVEVEGDPEAQQAVRFGLFHLLQASARAERRSIPAKGLTGTGYDGHAFWDTEGYVLPVLTYTAPHAVADALRWRASTLDLAKDRAAELGLKGASFPWRTIRGQECSAYWPAGTAAWHINADIAMAFERYRVVTGDEELEKHCGLAVLVETARLWVSLGHHDRHGVWHLDGVTGPDEYTAIVRDNVFTNLMAAHNLRTAAEACNRHPEAAQAMGVTTEETASWRDAADAANIPYDAGLGVHQQCEGFTTLAEWDFEENHSYPLLLHDPYVRLYPAQVIKQADLVLAMQWQSHAFTAEQKARNVDYYERRMVRDSSLSACTQAVMCAEVGHLELAHDYAYEAGLIDLRDLHHNTRDGLHMASLAGAWTALVGGFGGLRDDEGILSLDPALPDGISRLRFRLRWRDFRVTVDVNHSDVTYTVRDGPGGALTIRHAGEEVSLTTDAPKTIALRERKPLLPPPQQPRGRAPMHRRALSRKK
- a CDS encoding TetR/AcrR family transcriptional regulator; the encoded protein is MAATPATVRTGDRRAAIIEAALNRFLVQGLNATSLRQIQSDARVSNGSLFHHFPSKEVLAAAVYVDCVSRYQQAFLAELGRYEDAETAVRTIVDMHLRWCVDHPQMARFLITMTEPAVLRAAESELTRLNERFATALHSWWRPHAHYGTLRPLSPAHSQALWLGPAQELVRSWLLGVIKDPPGASDVEVLADAAWLCLRASTS
- a CDS encoding alpha/beta fold hydrolase → MRPNETADQRYTMTWSGGHGEVKFFQRSDGSRLRYFTTGTGPPLVLLHTVRTQLDYFQRVVPALWDDFTVYALDLPGMGWSDIVPGARYGEPETRGAVVEFVETLDLRDVTLAGESMGAALALSASIELDSVRHVVAFNPYDYPSGLERGNWFARVIGAGVRLPSSGPVFARLENRLILEGVLAGGFADRHALPKDFLTELRRSGRRRGYPTVNRAVMRSLTGFVDAKDRYPQVTAPVTLAYSEHDWSRPAERADVARRLGSGETSIVPGAGHFSALERPAEMARIIRQSTGR
- a CDS encoding class I SAM-dependent methyltransferase; the protein is MSDSTYVLGHADVEVRRLLLQGRLYNDYTEHALRLAGLRPGMRVLDIGCGPGDVSFIAARLVGPTGRVLGVDAAPAMVELARARATEQGLRTVRFTQDAVDAITLDEPVDAVIGRLILMHLPDPAGTLRHLSSFVRPGGVVAFSENDITATRAIPDLPLFGRVSAGIVRAFEALGLSARFGTTLHTVFTDAGLGAPRLTQGTPVGTAADADILAYAAEVWRLVSPVAEQGGFVIEEVSDIDNFVPQFQREALAANAFITMPPLITAWARVRP
- a CDS encoding class I SAM-dependent methyltransferase translates to MNDTIPDQYSTGLSQNNIEQALLSAGKDLGRLAPTDLGLLEDFHTMGRVATSQLVGLVGIAGESKVLDAGSGIGGTARYVADRYGCRVTTVDLTDEYCDTARWLNRLVGLDGLIDVHQADVTELPFADDTFDVAISQHVQMNVADKARLYTEARRVLKVGGRLALWDITTGKHGRLDYPLPWADQPSRSHLVSADELRAAVESAGFAVERWNDLTEQAAALMQTVLAQPAGPLSLHAFVPDFRRKAENLTRALADGRLRAIQAVSTR